The Synechococcales cyanobacterium T60_A2020_003 DNA window GCCGCGATCGCCCATCCATCAGGGCAATGCCAGCAATTCCTGGTAAATTCAGAAAGTCTTGGACAACCTCCTTATTCATACATCCAGTACTCTTGATGATTCAACCGTTACATTTAGACATAATCTACGAAACTTAATAATCCTTGATCCCTGAATAGGCCAAAACAGCGATAGTATCAACGCGAAACTCGCTACCATTCATGATGATCGATCCGGTATTGTGTTGAGGACACTGATTTTAAGCACGCCTGTTTCATAGTTCTGTAACGTATAAAGGTGTGGATGAGTGGCAATCGACCATCGTTCCCGTTATTGTTCTTGGCAAATACCAACTGTTCTCTTGCAGGTTTAGCAGTCATGTCCGACCTTCCTTTCACCCTTGACCAACTGCGAATTTTGAAGGCAATTGCCCAGGAGGGAAGCTTCAAGCGAGCCGCAGATAGTCTTTACGTTTCGCAACCTGCGGTGAGTCTACAGGTTCAAAACTTGGAGCGACAGTTGGATGTTCCCCTTTTTGACCGAGGCGGTCGTCGCGCTCAGTTGACTGAGGCGGGGCATTTACTGCTCAGTTACGGCGATCGCATTTTGAGCCTATGCCAGGAAACCTGTCGCGCCATTGAAGACTTGCAGAATTTACAGGGAGGCACCCTCATTGTAGGCGCAAGCCAAACAACGGGAACGTACCTACTACCCCGGATGATTGGCCGTTTTCGTCAGCGCTATCCGGATGTTGCGGTACAGCTCCATGTCCATTCAACGCGCCGAACAGCGTGGAGCGTTGCGAACGGACAAGTTGATCTTGCCATTATCGGCGGGGAAGTTCCTCCAGAATTACAGGACTCTTTAGAAATTATTCCCTACGCAGAAGACGAACTCGCACTTATCCTGCCAGTTTCTCATTCCTTAGCCCGCCTGGGTACGGTTCAGAAGGATGATTTGTACAAGCTCCAGTTCATTACTCTAGACTCCCAGTCCACGATCCGTAAGGTTATTGATCAAGTTTTGACCCGATGCGGAATTGAAACCCGCCGATTGAAAATTGAAATGGAGCTAAATTCCATTGAAGCGATTAAAAATGCCGTCCAAGCTGGCCTAGGTGCGGCGTTTGTGTCTATCTCAGCCATCGAGAAAGAGCTTCAGATGGGGGTCTTACACCGGGCAAAAATTAATGATGTGGTTGTAAATCGGACGCTATCCGTGATCTACAACCCCAATCGTTACCGATCCAAGGCCGCAGAAGCGTTTAATCAAGAAATTTTGCCGCAGTTTGCCACCCATGTTCCCATCCCACCAGACTCAGAGGCTAATTCTTCGAAGGCAGAGGATACATCATTGACCGCAGATTCCAAAGTGGATGTTTTAGAATTTGCAGAGACATCCTCTCTTGAAATCACCTCTCAACCTGGTGGAAGCTAATCCTGATCTGTTATGCAAACACACTGCACTCGTCCTGGCTGTCCCCGTCCAATCAACCAGTTCACCGATTTGGATGACAACGCAACCCTGAAGACTGTGCAGCAAAAATATTGCACCACCTGTGGAATGCCCCAAATCCTGATCGGACGCTATATTCCGACCCGTTTACTTGGGCAAGGAGGATTTGGAGCCGCCTATCTCGCGATTGACCGCTATACGCCAGCCATGCGGAAGTGTGTGGTCAAACTGTTTCAGCCATCGGGTAACCTCAATCCTGACCAGATGCGGGTGGCTCAAGAGTTGTTTGAACGAGAGGGAGAAGTGCTGGAAAAGCTGGGCAATCGCCATCCTCAGATTCCGGATTTACTAGCATTTTTTCCATTAATGGTTCCCAGTCAACGTCGGGGCGCACCCGATGACCAGTTTTTTTATCTGGTTCAAGAATTTATTGATGGTCAGGATCTCGAACATGAGCAGGCTCAAAAAGGGGCATTCTCCCAAAGCGAGGTTTTAGAAGTCCTGATTGAAGTGTTGAAAATTCTGCGCTTTGTCCACGATAACGGGTCTATCCATCGCGACATTAAACCCTCCAACATCATGCGCGATCGCAACGGAGTGCTACACCTGCTGGATTTTGGTGCCGTCAAGCAAATTGCTGCCGGAGCCGGACAGCCGGCCCAATCGTCCACAGGTATTTATTCAATGGGCTTTGCGCCTCCAGAACAGATGGCAGGCAACATCGTCTATCCCGCCACTGACCTTTATGCCCTAGCCGTGACCTGCATTACGCTGTTGACGGGGAAGCAACCGAACGAACTCTTTGATCCCTACAGTAACACCTGGAATTGGCGTGCCTATGCCCAGGTTAGCGATTGGCTGGAGGCGATTTTGAATCGGATGTTGCTGGCAACGCCAAGCCAACGGTTTCAGTCTGCGGATGAGGTGATTGAAGCCCTTCGACTGGCCGCCCAAACCAAGACTCCTGCTTCATCGTCCCCGCCGCCGCCTTCGCGGTTTGGAGTTAACCCAACACCTTCAGCCCCCTCTGCCGCCGCCGCTGCCCCCTCCCCCCCTCCCCTTCAGTCGCAACCATCCGCTGCACCGCCCATTACACCCACGCCTGCCGCTGCTGCAGTCCCCGCACCACCGAAACCTGCATCGCCCGTTCCCGCGGCCAAAGCGGCTCCTCCAGCTCCAGTGGTGTCCCGTTCAACCGTAGATTTATTGCTCAATGCGGCGTTTACGGGGTTTGAGGGGGGGCTGTTGGCGATCGCCCTTGCCAGCTTTGGGCTGACAGTTCTAGCCGGATCGGGTGCATGGCTTGGGGCGATCGCCATTTTGATTGTGCTGCAAAGACAGCGAGTTATTGAACGGTGGAAGTCGTTGATCATTGTGGCCATTACGCTAGCTGTCGTTTTGCTGGTGCCGCCATTGCACAGTGTTGCAGGGACGCTGATTGCTGAAAGTCCCCGCGTGGCCGTGGTGGTGATTGCGGGGCTGACGGCGGGTCTGGCGATCGCCGGAACAACGGTTTTCCGTCTGATTTATAAAATCCTGTCCGCTCTGCTATAGTCGCAACAAGAAATTCTGATGAGGTACGATTCAAAATGCAAATTTCCCAAGGCAAAATTCCCTGGGCGATATTAATTGTTTTTGGTATTGCAGCGTTTTTAGGGGCGTTAGTAACCAGCTATGCCTACCATCGGTTCAACGTCTGGATTGCTGACGGGCAGTGGTGTACTGAATTTACGCCAAGCGGACGAGTGGAACGCCACTATGGATCAATGTGTGACGCTGTTGACTAATTCTCCTCTACCACACCCAGCAACCTACCTCCATTGGATCAAGCCTACCACTGTGCTGCATTGCGGTAGTGAATGGCTGTTTTAGCTGTTTAAAGAATTGTGGGCAGGTGCATCTAAAATTCTTTGTTATCCTGGGGCGATCGCATTTACTCTACACTCTAGGCACCAAAAGACTCATACCGTAATCATGACCATAGATCTAGCGTTGTCTGATAGTCAATGACTATAATTTGAGTAATCTGAGGGGTCATCCATTCGAAGCGGTCTCAGACCGAAAAGCTCGTTATGGGCTGTTCGCCGCGTGAAGCCTACTCATACCGCTGGGGGAATTTTATGGGTCGCCAAGATGATTTAGATCGAATGCGTCAGCTTTGCCGTGTTCCAGCCCAGAATGCGGCTTCCATTGCCGATACCCAACCGACATCCAAACCGATTCAGCCTGCTGCGCCCCACCGCGTACCCAGCAAAAAAAAGACAAGGTTCACAACCTGGATGCTGCTGCTGATCAGCGTTGCCCTCCTCGTAATTCTGACCCACCGTTCGCCGTCGGTATGGGATCCCCGCATGATCTTTACCGCATCATCTGAGCTTGACCAATCGGAAGCGCAACCTGGTGATCACATTTTGAATCTCGTGGTAACCCAAGGATGGAATCATAACCACATGGGGATTGACGTGGCCTTACCCAACGGGCAGGACTCAACGGGCATCCCCGTCTATGCGATTGGCAATCCAGGGGCAGAAGTTAAGATTACCTGCTGGTTTGATCCCATTGGGGGCAATAATGTTTCGACCTATTCAGACGGTCAGGAATTTGCCTTTGATTACGCCCATTTGGATTCCTCCGTCTGTGCGCCTAGGGGAACGGCAACGGTGATGGCGGGGGACGAAGTTGGCACCATTGGCAATACCGGAGCCGGAACAACAGGCCCTCATCTCCATTTTCAGCAGCGGAAACATGGAACCGAAAACCCAGTTACGGGCGAACATGTGCCGGGGTGGAAAGGATTTATTGAGCAAGCCCTTGAGCCAAAGGCATCGGTTGAGAACGGAGAGGTCATAGAACCAGAGGTTTTAATCACACCATCAGACGAGCCATTGCAAAGTCCCGATCTTTCACCGCGATCGCCCCAATCTCCTGATAATTTCCAGGAGCAACCCGGTTTCAATGCACCGATTGCCCCTCCCACCGCTCCTGAGCAAGACTCTTCGCCTAGCGTCAGGCGATCGCCTAATGTCTATCCCCCAATTTAATTCTTCAGAGTCGAGCGATCGCCAGGATATTCAGAGGGTATATGCATTAAAACAGCGGCAGGGCAAAGTTAATGCCAAGGCCAAAAACGCCGCTATTGAAGTTAATATCCGAGCGAGTAGAGTCGCCAAAACTAAAC harbors:
- a CDS encoding M23 family metallopeptidase, whose translation is MGRQDDLDRMRQLCRVPAQNAASIADTQPTSKPIQPAAPHRVPSKKKTRFTTWMLLLISVALLVILTHRSPSVWDPRMIFTASSELDQSEAQPGDHILNLVVTQGWNHNHMGIDVALPNGQDSTGIPVYAIGNPGAEVKITCWFDPIGGNNVSTYSDGQEFAFDYAHLDSSVCAPRGTATVMAGDEVGTIGNTGAGTTGPHLHFQQRKHGTENPVTGEHVPGWKGFIEQALEPKASVENGEVIEPEVLITPSDEPLQSPDLSPRSPQSPDNFQEQPGFNAPIAPPTAPEQDSSPSVRRSPNVYPPI
- a CDS encoding protein kinase, whose protein sequence is MQTHCTRPGCPRPINQFTDLDDNATLKTVQQKYCTTCGMPQILIGRYIPTRLLGQGGFGAAYLAIDRYTPAMRKCVVKLFQPSGNLNPDQMRVAQELFEREGEVLEKLGNRHPQIPDLLAFFPLMVPSQRRGAPDDQFFYLVQEFIDGQDLEHEQAQKGAFSQSEVLEVLIEVLKILRFVHDNGSIHRDIKPSNIMRDRNGVLHLLDFGAVKQIAAGAGQPAQSSTGIYSMGFAPPEQMAGNIVYPATDLYALAVTCITLLTGKQPNELFDPYSNTWNWRAYAQVSDWLEAILNRMLLATPSQRFQSADEVIEALRLAAQTKTPASSSPPPPSRFGVNPTPSAPSAAAAAPSPPPLQSQPSAAPPITPTPAAAAVPAPPKPASPVPAAKAAPPAPVVSRSTVDLLLNAAFTGFEGGLLAIALASFGLTVLAGSGAWLGAIAILIVLQRQRVIERWKSLIIVAITLAVVLLVPPLHSVAGTLIAESPRVAVVVIAGLTAGLAIAGTTVFRLIYKILSALL